One part of the Ciona intestinalis chromosome 5, KH, whole genome shotgun sequence genome encodes these proteins:
- the LOC100184453 gene encoding unconventional myosin-XV-like — translation MDVDKLIIPATLATLLKKVPDLPAVHSPMNNVQQTTQNISGWPVTRYLPHDIDDYPFSKFVRQIFQGGTWGYTSNPIAGSVLGKGSDPDCVILNRLILRYMLDDNLKGKSLKFFADYIICNAQRNPVLSDELICQVVSQTWCNTSDNHHDRVWRLLSHLLSGILPSSQLFPYLLKYVSDQSNDYYKGHFQTKLLQSPVHTEVTLMRSFPPSVLEWEANNNCYKMALEVCCSDDTSVFIGYILPIIIGVDSWSTAGDLAHRTLSTKGLPAMKGWTLAIQYNDGFIHEESGDDYVMDLVSNIELNPEIHQQIVAKNQTILSYGQYTLNEEELNGSYEEEEEDEVESIGSPPPSSRSYRSDSVFHDRSFHEPTPPATNSNFSFGPPNLKFVQTHRDSSIHRPSMDQSASNINKRLKGGGSMMRGKISWKM, via the exons ATGGACGTGGACAAATTGATCATCCCGGCTACTTTAGCAACTTTGCTAAAAAAAGTGCCAG ATCTACCCGCTGTCCATTCGCCCATGAATAATGTGCAACAGACTACGCAGAACATATCTGGCTGGCCAGTAACTCGTTATCTGCCCCATGATATAGACGACTATCCTTTTTCTAAGTTTGTGAGGCAGATTTTTCAg GGTGGGACATGGGGATACACGTCAAACCCAATTGCCGGCAGTGTGCTCGGAAAAGGTTCGGACCCTGATTGTGTGATATTAAACAGATTG ATTCTCCGTTACATGCTGGATGACAATTTAAAAGGAAAatctttaaagttttttgcAGACTACATCATATGTAAT GCACAAAGAAACCCAGTATTATCAGATGAATTAATTTGCCAAGTAGTCTCACAAACATGGTGTAATACTTCGGACAATCACCATGACAGAGTATGGAGATTGTTGTCTCATTTACTCTCAGGCATCTTACCATCTTCACAACTATTCCCATATCTACTCAA GTATGTCTCGGACCAGTCAAATGATTATTACAAAGgacattttcaaacaaaacttCTTCAATCCCCCGTTCACACGGAAGTAACTTTGATGCGATCTTTCCCACCATCAGTGTTGGAGTGGGAGGCAAATAATAACTGCTATAAGATGGCATTAGAAGTTTGCTGCTCTGATG acACTTCAGTTTTTATTGGATATATCTTGCCCA TTATTATTGGAGTTGATTCTTGGAGCACAGCAGGGGATCTCGCTCACAGGACTTTGAGTACAAA aggTTTACCTGCCATGAAAGGATGGACATTGGCAATTCAATACAATGATGGTTTTATACATGAAGAAAGTGGTGATGATTATGTCATGGACCTTGTCTCTAACATTGAGTTAAACCCGGAGATTCATCAGCAGATTGTGGCAAAGAACCAAACCATTCTCAGCTATGGCCA GTATACATTAAATGAGGAGGAGTTAAATGGCAGTtatgaagaagaggaagaagatgaAGTTGAGAGTATTGGATCCCCTCCTCCAAGTAGCAGGAGCTACCGAAGTGATTCAGTTTTTCACGACAGAAGTTTTCatg AACCCACCCCACCAGCTACAAACAGCAATTTCTCGTTTGGTCCGCCAAACTTAAAATTTGTCCAAACTCATCGA gACTCCTCAATCCACCGACCTTCCATGGATCAATCTGCTTCTAATATAAACAAGAGGTTAAAAGGAGGTGGATCTATGATGAGAGGTAAAATATCATGGAAAATGTAG